Proteins co-encoded in one Fusarium fujikuroi IMI 58289 draft genome, chromosome FFUJ_chr06 genomic window:
- a CDS encoding related to Golgi integral membrane protein, translating to MSNYYSSQQPQYPAAGGPNAAQNLQFFPSQYTNPGSSTPQQAAAAGYGYGNQGGYGVGAPAQNFAAPAFGAQGVSGRMGEQGGLRTGWVAAFSSEGYDGEPPLLEELGVNFGHIQAKTLAVLNPFRRIDSHIMDDSDLAGPLIFFLLFGFILLFSGQVHFGYIYGLAALGSISLHLILSLMSPSDASDPQVNSYPQYSSDPSAPQQQHDGQQGGHFSATLTYPRSASVLGYCLLPLVATSLFGIVMRMDTPVGIVATTAAILWCTYSASGMFCVVGQMKRMRGLVAYPLALFYVGFGIMGIFSSRGSGTFSNAAAKLNA from the exons ATGTCAAACTACTACTCATCGCAACAACCGCAATACCCCGCCGCCGGCGGCCCCAACGCCGCGCAGAACCTGCAGTTCTTCCCCTCCCAGTACACAAACCCAGGCTCCTCGACACCCCAGCAAGCAGCAGCCGCAGGCTACGGATACGGCAACCAGGGCGGCTATGGCGTCGGAGCCCCAGCGCAGAACTTTGCGGCTCCCGCTTTTGGTGCGCAGGGCGTCAGTGGAAGGATGGGCGAGCAGGGCGGGTTGAGGACCGGTTGGGTTGCGGCTTTCTCGTCGGAAGGATATGATGGTGAACCGCCTTTGCTGGAGGAACTGGGCGTTAACTTTGGACATATCCAGGCAAAG ACGCTCGCTGTGTTGAATCCCTTCCGACGTATCGACTCGCATATCATGGACGATTCCGATCTCGCGGGccccctcatcttcttcctcctcttcggcttcattctcctcttctcaggCCAAGTCCACTTCGGCTACATCTACGGCCTCGCCGCCCTGGGTTCCATATCCCTCCACCTAATCCTCTCCCTCATGTCGCCCTCCGACGCCAGCGATCCCCAAGTCAACAGCTATCCCCAATACAGCAGCGATCCATCCGcgcctcagcaacaacacgACGGTCAGCAGGGCGGCCACTTCTCCGCGACACTGACATACCCCCGCAGCGCGAGCGTCCTCGGATACTGCCTGCTACCGCTCGTGGCGACGAGCTTATTCGGCAtcgtgatgaggatggataCACCCGTCGGCATTGTCGCGACCACAGCGGCTATTCTCTGGTGTACTTACAGCGCGAGCGGGATGTTCTGCGTCGTGGGACAGATGAAGCGCATGCGAGGACTCGTTGCATATCCCCTTGCGCTGTTCTATGTTGGATTCGGTATCATGGGTATTTTCAGCAGCCGAGGAAGTGGAACGTTCTCCAACGCTGCTGCTAAGCTCAACGCATAA
- a CDS encoding related to GDP/GTP exchange factor for Gsp1p/Gsp2p — MAPRAKAAAAPKTAAPKKATTAAAAAKKETKTTKAAAAKKAELAATNGATKKRKAIEEESEPQQEEDRKTKKSKTTERVVKPAVKPAPKTKAAAPKAKTTTRAKTEEVEEKPAAQKPGRPVGSKAEPKKKSEFPAIGKKLNDAPTQILDVYVFGEGSSGELGLGSKRVNNKKPIDVKRPRLNDNLSATNVGVVQISCGGMHAVALTHDNKILTWGVNDQGALGRDTNWDGGLRDMDKPEDSDSEDEDDTGINPMESTPTAVSDEFFAPGTKFVQVVASDSASFALTEDGRVYGWGTFRSSDGILGFSETVKVQSTPLMLRDLENIKSLSAGSNHILALDHKGNVVAWGCGQQNQLGRRIIERNKMSSLIPQGVGLPRGKIAKIACGSYHSFAIDKSGQVYGWGLNNFGEIGVESNAGEDDAVILRPAKLTYLDDYNITEIDGGEHHSLACSDKGDLLTWGRVDGYQVGFEFDKLSEDNTIYDERGNARILFKPTVQPDAKDIVGVAAGTDNNFAIASDGKVYSWGFSSNYQTGQGTIDDIHTPTLIDNTAIRGKKIIGAGAGGQFSVLFGVADDAPTNGVKTNGA; from the exons ATGGCGCCACGAGCCAAAGCAGCTGCTGCTCCCAAGACTGCAGCGCCCAAGAAGGCCACCAcagctgctgccgctgcgaAGAAGGAGACTAAGACTACAAAAGCTGCTgccgccaagaaggctgagctTGCTGCCACGAATGGCGCcaccaagaagcgcaaggcgaTCGAGGAAGAGTCTGAGCCCCAGCAGGAGGAAGATCGTAAGAcaaagaagtccaagaccaCAGAACGCGTCGTGAAGCCCGCTGTCAAGCCCGCACCCAAGACCAAAGCCGCTGCTccaaaggccaagacaacGACACGAGCAAAGACCGAagaggtggaggagaagcCCGCTGCCCAGAAACCCGGCCGTCCTGTTGGGTCAAAGGccgagcccaagaagaagtccGAGTTCCCTGCGATcggaaagaagctcaacgacGCGCCCACTCAGATCCTCGATGTGTACGTCTTTGGTGAGGGTTCCTCCGGTGAGCTTGGCCTCGGAAGCAAGCgcgtcaacaacaagaagccaaTTGACGTCAAGCGTCCCCGACTTAACGATAACCTCTCCGCCACCAACGTCGGCGTTGTCCAGATTTCTTGCGGTGGCATGCACGCTGTCGCGTTGACACACGATAACAAGATCTTGACATGGGGTGTCAACGATCAGGGCGCGCTTGGTAGAGATACAAACTGGGATGGCGGTCTTCGTGACATGGACAAGCCAGAGGATTCTGACtcggaagatgaggatgacacTGGTATTAACCCCATGGAGAGCACACCGACAGCTGTTTCCGACGAGTTTTTCGCTCCCGGCACCAAGTTTGTCCAGGTTGTCGCGAGTGACAGCGCCAGTTTCGCCCTCACAGAAGATGGTCGAGTCTACGGCTGGGGAACCTTCCGATCCAGCGACGGCATCCTCGGCTTCTCAGAGACCGTCAAGGTCCAGTCCACCCCCCTCATGCTCCGCGAtctcgagaacatcaagtcCCTCTCCGCTGGTTCCAACCATATTCTCGCTCTCGACCACAAGGGCAACGTCGTCGCCTGGGGCTGCGGTCAACAGAACCAGCTCGGCCGCCGTATCATCGAGCGCAACAAGATGTCCTCCCTTATTCCCCAGGGCGTCGGTCTACCTCGCGGCAAGATTGCCAAGATCGCTTGCGGTTCGTATCACAGCTTTGCTATTGACAAGAGCGGCCAGGTCTATGGCTGGGGTCTTAACAATTTTGGCGAGATCGGCGTTGAGTCGAATgctggcgaggatgatgctgttaTCCTTCGACCTGCTAAGCTTACATACCTCGATGACTACAACATTACTGAGATTGATGGTGGCGAGCACCACTCACTTGCTTGCTCCGATAAGGGCGATCTCTTGACCTGGGGTCGTGTCGACGGTTACCAAGTCGGCTTCGAGTTTGACAAACTGTCTGAGGACAACACCATCTACGACGAGCGAGGCAACGCTCGTATTCTCTTCAAGCCTACTGTCCAGCCTG ACGCCAAGGACATCGTCGGTGTCGCCGCCGGTACAGACAACAACTTCGCCATCGCCTCCGACGGCAAGGTCTACTCATGGGGCTTCTCCAGCAACTACCAAACTGGCCAAGGCACAATCGACGACATTCACACTCCCACTCTCATCGACAATACCGCCATCCGCGGCAAGAAGATTATTGGAGCCGGCGCAGGCGGTCAATTCTCTGTGCTCTTCGGCGTCGCTGACGATGCTCCCACAAATGGCGTCAAGACCAACGGCGCTTAG
- a CDS encoding related to Cu-binding metallothionein: MVVNTPATCCRSGDNVECACAQKATCSCGQKSALQCTCSKAASENTVNGPRCSCRARPAGECTCDRAATENATPTGSTCACGSRPAGGCTCEKAADGGFNPANEIDFTTKK; the protein is encoded by the exons ATGGTCGTCAACACTCCTGCTACCTGCTGCCGCTCTGGCGACAACGTCGAGTGCGCCTGTG CTCAAAAAGCCACATGCTCATGCGGTCAAAAGTCCGCTCTCCAATGCACATGCTCCAAAGCCGCCTCCGAAAACACCGTCAACGGTCCTCGATGCTCATGCCGCGCTCGTCCCGCCGGTGAATGCACATGCGACCGCGCCGCTACCGAGAACGCCACACCTACTGGTTCAACCTGTGCTTGCGGATCTCGTCCTGCTG GTGGCTGCACTTgcgagaaggctgctgatgGTGGCTTCAACCCTGCCAACGAGATCGACTTCACTACCAAGAAGTAA